Proteins encoded within one genomic window of Ascaphus truei isolate aAscTru1 chromosome 8, aAscTru1.hap1, whole genome shotgun sequence:
- the PPP2R2D gene encoding serine/threonine-protein phosphatase 2A 55 kDa regulatory subunit B delta isoform isoform X1, producing the protein MYGARVGGGNDFQWCFSQVKGAIDEDVAEADIISTVEFNLSGDLLATGDKGGRVVIFQREQESKSRPHSRGEYNVYSTFQSHEPEFDYLKSLEIEEKINKIRWLPQQNAAHFLLSTNDKTIKLWKISERDKRAEGYNLKDDDGRLRDPFRITSLRVPILKPMDLMVEASPRRIFANAHTYHINSISVNSDHETYLSADDLRINLWNLEITDRSFNIVDIKPANMEELTEVITAAEFHPHQCNVFVYSSSKGTIRLCDMRDSALCDRHSKFFEEPEDPSSRSFFSEIISSISDVKFSHSGRYMMTRDYLSVKVWDLNMENRPVETYQVHEYLRSKLCSLYENDCIFDKFECCWNGSDSAIMTGSYNNFFRMFDRNTRRDITLEASRESSKPRAILKPRKVCTGGKRKKDEINVDSLDFNKKILHTAWHPKDNIIAVAATNNLYIFQDKVN; encoded by the exons ATGTATGGTGCAC GAGTGGGCGGAGGGAATGATTTCCAGTGGTGTTTCTCCCAAGTTAAAGGTGCCATAGACGAGGATGTGGCGGAGG CTGATATTATTTCAACTGTTGAATTCAACTTATCTGGTGACCTGTTAGCTACGGGAGATAAAGGTGGCAGAGTTGTTATATTTCAAAGGGAACAAGAG AGTAAAAGCCGTCCTCATTCTAGGGGTGAATATAATGTTTACAGCACCTTTCAAAGCCATGAACCTGAATTTGACTACTTGAAAAGTCTAGAAATTGAGGAAAAAATTAACAAAATTAGGTGGTTGCCGCAGCAGAATGCCGCTCACTTCTTACTTTCTACCAATG ACAAAACTATAAAATTGTGGAAAATAAGTGAGCGGGACAAAAGGGCTGAAGGTTATAACTTAAAGGATGATGATGGCCGACTTCGGGATCCATTTAGAATCACATCACTACGG GTGCCGATATTGAAACCCATGGACCTAATGGTTGAAGCGAGCCCACGAAGAATATTTGCAAATGCACATACATATCACATAAACTCTATTTCAGTAAATAGTGATCATGAAACGTACCTCTCTGCAGATGATCTGAGAATTAATTTATGGAATTTAGAAATTACAGATAGAAGTTTTA ACATTGTAGATATTAAGCCTGCTAACATGGAGGAATTGACCGAAGTCATCACAGCTGCTGAATTTCATCCTCATCAATGTAATGTGTTTGTCTACAGCAGTAGCAAAGGAACTATTAGGCTCTGTGACATGCGAGATTCAGCTCTCTGCGATAGACATTCAAAAT TTTTTGAAGAACCTGAAGACCCCAGCAGCAGATCCTTTTTCTCGGAAATAATCTCCTCGATATCAGATGTCAAGTTCAGCCATAGTGGTCGCTACATGATGACAAGAGACTACCTATCTGTAAAAGTGTGGGATCTGAACATGGAAAATAGGCCCGTAGAAACGTATCAG GTTCATGAATATCTTCGAAGTAAGCTTTGTTCCCTGTATGAAAACGATTGCATCTTTGACAAGTTTGAGTGCTGTTGGAATGGGTCTGACAG TGCCATTATGACTGGTTCCTACAACAACTTCTTTAGGATGTTTGACAGAAACACACGGCGGGATATCACATTGGAAGCTTCAAGGGAGAGCAGCAAACCACGTGCCATCTTAAAGCCACGAAAAGTCTGTACAGGTGGTAAGAGGAAGAAAGATGAAATCAACGTTGACAGCCTAGACTTCAACAAAAAGATTCTACATACAGCATGGCACCCTAAAGACAACATCATTGCTGTTGCTGCCACCAATAATTTGTATATATTTCAGGACAAAGTTAACTAA
- the PPP2R2D gene encoding serine/threonine-protein phosphatase 2A 55 kDa regulatory subunit B delta isoform isoform X2 codes for MAGVGGGNDFQWCFSQVKGAIDEDVAEADIISTVEFNLSGDLLATGDKGGRVVIFQREQESKSRPHSRGEYNVYSTFQSHEPEFDYLKSLEIEEKINKIRWLPQQNAAHFLLSTNDKTIKLWKISERDKRAEGYNLKDDDGRLRDPFRITSLRVPILKPMDLMVEASPRRIFANAHTYHINSISVNSDHETYLSADDLRINLWNLEITDRSFNIVDIKPANMEELTEVITAAEFHPHQCNVFVYSSSKGTIRLCDMRDSALCDRHSKFFEEPEDPSSRSFFSEIISSISDVKFSHSGRYMMTRDYLSVKVWDLNMENRPVETYQVHEYLRSKLCSLYENDCIFDKFECCWNGSDSAIMTGSYNNFFRMFDRNTRRDITLEASRESSKPRAILKPRKVCTGGKRKKDEINVDSLDFNKKILHTAWHPKDNIIAVAATNNLYIFQDKVN; via the exons ATGGCAG GAGTGGGCGGAGGGAATGATTTCCAGTGGTGTTTCTCCCAAGTTAAAGGTGCCATAGACGAGGATGTGGCGGAGG CTGATATTATTTCAACTGTTGAATTCAACTTATCTGGTGACCTGTTAGCTACGGGAGATAAAGGTGGCAGAGTTGTTATATTTCAAAGGGAACAAGAG AGTAAAAGCCGTCCTCATTCTAGGGGTGAATATAATGTTTACAGCACCTTTCAAAGCCATGAACCTGAATTTGACTACTTGAAAAGTCTAGAAATTGAGGAAAAAATTAACAAAATTAGGTGGTTGCCGCAGCAGAATGCCGCTCACTTCTTACTTTCTACCAATG ACAAAACTATAAAATTGTGGAAAATAAGTGAGCGGGACAAAAGGGCTGAAGGTTATAACTTAAAGGATGATGATGGCCGACTTCGGGATCCATTTAGAATCACATCACTACGG GTGCCGATATTGAAACCCATGGACCTAATGGTTGAAGCGAGCCCACGAAGAATATTTGCAAATGCACATACATATCACATAAACTCTATTTCAGTAAATAGTGATCATGAAACGTACCTCTCTGCAGATGATCTGAGAATTAATTTATGGAATTTAGAAATTACAGATAGAAGTTTTA ACATTGTAGATATTAAGCCTGCTAACATGGAGGAATTGACCGAAGTCATCACAGCTGCTGAATTTCATCCTCATCAATGTAATGTGTTTGTCTACAGCAGTAGCAAAGGAACTATTAGGCTCTGTGACATGCGAGATTCAGCTCTCTGCGATAGACATTCAAAAT TTTTTGAAGAACCTGAAGACCCCAGCAGCAGATCCTTTTTCTCGGAAATAATCTCCTCGATATCAGATGTCAAGTTCAGCCATAGTGGTCGCTACATGATGACAAGAGACTACCTATCTGTAAAAGTGTGGGATCTGAACATGGAAAATAGGCCCGTAGAAACGTATCAG GTTCATGAATATCTTCGAAGTAAGCTTTGTTCCCTGTATGAAAACGATTGCATCTTTGACAAGTTTGAGTGCTGTTGGAATGGGTCTGACAG TGCCATTATGACTGGTTCCTACAACAACTTCTTTAGGATGTTTGACAGAAACACACGGCGGGATATCACATTGGAAGCTTCAAGGGAGAGCAGCAAACCACGTGCCATCTTAAAGCCACGAAAAGTCTGTACAGGTGGTAAGAGGAAGAAAGATGAAATCAACGTTGACAGCCTAGACTTCAACAAAAAGATTCTACATACAGCATGGCACCCTAAAGACAACATCATTGCTGTTGCTGCCACCAATAATTTGTATATATTTCAGGACAAAGTTAACTAA